A part of Methanomassiliicoccales archaeon genomic DNA contains:
- a CDS encoding AAA family ATPase translates to MAGMENNGKGRGVFPINLRSDELHLKLGGGVPKGSVVFIEGMEGSGRSVISQRLAYGFLNNGASVTFISTEMTIKEFIDQMYSLEYKIGPYLLKEKLRYVPVYPLLSDSRPREDFLQKLVSSSSLWETDVLIVDSFSSLVKKELEPKQTVELLSFLKKVVKMDKSVILTAESGIPGLEPLRLASDIYLYLNMKSSGGSLVREIHVKRFLRARGQVDDIMKYRVEPRSGLVIEITDVAG, encoded by the coding sequence ATGGCTGGAATGGAGAACAACGGCAAGGGGAGAGGGGTGTTCCCCATCAACCTCAGGTCCGACGAGCTTCACCTGAAATTGGGAGGGGGCGTGCCAAAAGGCTCCGTTGTCTTCATCGAGGGCATGGAGGGTTCTGGAAGAAGCGTGATATCACAGAGGCTGGCCTATGGATTCCTCAACAATGGTGCGTCCGTGACGTTCATCTCGACAGAGATGACGATAAAGGAGTTCATAGACCAGATGTACTCGCTTGAATACAAGATAGGGCCGTACCTTTTGAAGGAGAAACTGCGTTACGTGCCCGTCTATCCCCTTCTGTCGGATAGCAGGCCAAGAGAGGATTTCCTTCAGAAATTGGTCAGCTCAAGCTCGTTGTGGGAGACGGATGTCCTCATAGTTGATTCCTTCTCCTCGTTGGTCAAGAAAGAGCTTGAGCCCAAGCAGACGGTCGAGCTTTTATCGTTCCTGAAAAAGGTGGTGAAAATGGACAAATCCGTGATACTGACCGCTGAATCTGGTATACCAGGACTCGAACCTTTGCGCCTGGCCTCTGACATCTACCTCTACCTTAACATGAAGAGCAGCGGGGGCAGCCTGGTCAGGGAGATCCATGTGAAAAGGTTCCTGAGGGCGCGAGGGCAGGTTGACGATATCATGAAGTACAGGGTGGAGCCGCGCTCCGGGCTCGTCATAGAGATCACGGATGTCGCCGGTTGA
- the flaJ gene encoding archaellar assembly protein FlaJ, whose amino-acid sequence MKYKDALSTMDMAPKKFMLILFFTVIAFGIALPMVLWLYLSPLLQVGTMAVALALPMFLVLVVFIWPLLMASQRRIKTDRQLPAFVTELAALSTSDMSFDKIFYILSQKSEYGPLSGDAKKIYRLIKHYNVSAAEACRFVSAKTPSKMAKDFYSRLAHSIEVGEPLDRFMRNEHDIMMDEFMLKCETALKDVDFMKEIFTGIITSLIFVCVFVAITPILGSTAVEVMIYGVIIAFLFMEGLFVYLIISKMPKDDIWYSILLKIKNRKIGDKDRILIVSIFVAIFGMVALTSLLLPLHLPWMLLVSSVCLPSLIPGILIFREEKGIEKRDAVFGALIRSLGRSASVSGQTMADSVKKIAIHKFGPLTKPVRNLSRRLAMYIDPRESWAHFAAETGSNSIRRFSNIYMECILAGSKPDETSLFISNNIFKILAIRKKRITLSGNFLGMLYGVAVALAVTLWVTVAITEYMADVIANINLSHTGSFDIGFISSIFNANFNSDLLTIMVVSVVVIHSFFSALMIPLIKGGHIASAAVHFVVLVWIGAFCDFIVGIVMKGVLS is encoded by the coding sequence ATGAAGTACAAGGATGCGCTGTCAACAATGGACATGGCCCCGAAGAAGTTCATGCTCATCTTGTTCTTTACTGTCATAGCATTTGGCATCGCTCTCCCTATGGTCTTATGGTTGTATCTCTCCCCACTTCTACAGGTCGGCACCATGGCGGTCGCGCTCGCCCTGCCGATGTTCTTGGTCCTCGTGGTCTTTATCTGGCCGCTCCTGATGGCATCCCAGAGGAGGATAAAGACCGACAGGCAGCTGCCTGCGTTCGTCACCGAGCTCGCAGCGCTTTCCACCTCTGATATGAGCTTTGACAAGATATTCTATATCCTCTCCCAGAAGAGCGAATATGGGCCGTTATCGGGCGACGCGAAGAAGATCTATCGCCTCATCAAGCACTATAATGTGTCAGCGGCCGAGGCCTGCAGGTTCGTCTCGGCAAAGACCCCCAGCAAGATGGCGAAGGATTTCTATTCCAGACTTGCGCACTCTATCGAGGTCGGAGAACCTCTTGACAGGTTCATGAGGAACGAGCACGACATCATGATGGACGAGTTCATGCTCAAGTGCGAGACCGCATTGAAGGACGTCGACTTCATGAAGGAGATATTCACCGGCATAATCACATCTCTGATATTCGTATGCGTCTTCGTCGCGATAACCCCGATCCTAGGTTCCACAGCGGTCGAGGTCATGATCTACGGCGTGATCATCGCGTTCCTCTTCATGGAAGGATTGTTCGTATATCTCATCATCTCCAAGATGCCGAAGGATGATATCTGGTACTCCATTCTTCTAAAGATAAAGAACAGAAAGATAGGGGACAAGGACCGGATATTGATCGTCTCGATATTCGTCGCGATATTCGGGATGGTCGCCCTGACCTCCTTGCTCCTGCCCCTTCATCTGCCTTGGATGCTATTGGTGTCGAGCGTCTGCCTTCCCTCTTTGATCCCGGGCATCCTGATTTTCAGGGAAGAGAAAGGAATCGAGAAAAGGGATGCGGTCTTCGGCGCCCTCATCCGTTCGTTGGGGCGTTCCGCAAGCGTCAGCGGCCAAACGATGGCCGACTCCGTCAAAAAGATAGCGATACATAAGTTCGGTCCTCTCACCAAGCCCGTCAGAAACCTGTCAAGGCGCCTGGCCATGTATATAGACCCAAGGGAGTCCTGGGCACATTTTGCGGCTGAGACGGGAAGCAACTCCATCAGGAGGTTCAGCAACATTTACATGGAGTGCATCCTTGCAGGATCTAAACCTGATGAGACAAGCCTGTTCATCAGCAACAACATATTCAAGATACTGGCGATAAGGAAGAAGAGGATCACTCTCAGCGGCAACTTCCTTGGGATGTTGTACGGGGTGGCCGTCGCCCTGGCCGTGACCCTTTGGGTGACGGTGGCGATAACCGAGTATATGGCGGACGTCATCGCCAACATCAACCTGTCCCATACTGGCTCTTTCGATATCGGGTTCATAAGCTCGATATTCAACGCCAACTTCAACTCCGACCTGCTCACGATCATGGTCGTTTCCGTAGTGGTCATCCATTCTTTTTTTTCGGCCCTTATGATACCGCTGATCAAGGGGGGGCATATCGCCAGCGCGGCCGTTCATTTTGTTGTTTTGGTCTGGATAGGTGCTTTTTGTGATTTTATCGTGGGAATAGTAATGAAGGGTGTCCTATCTTGA
- a CDS encoding flavodoxin family protein: protein MKVLAFNGSPRKNGNTRRALEIVLEEISKEGIETELIDIADGPLAPCRACGACGRNKDGRCIIDDDPLNGWLEKMYAADGFLIGSPTYFGNMSAHTKAFIDRTGYVSRANGNKFARKVGAAVAVNRRAGALVTFQDINNLFLISQMVVPGSSYWNVITALDPGDIEKDEEGVKTMRTLGKNFAWLVKKLK from the coding sequence ATGAAAGTGCTAGCGTTCAACGGAAGCCCAAGAAAAAATGGGAACACGAGGAGAGCGTTGGAGATCGTTCTTGAGGAAATATCAAAAGAAGGGATCGAGACGGAGCTAATCGATATAGCGGACGGGCCCTTGGCCCCCTGCAGGGCATGTGGCGCATGTGGACGGAACAAGGACGGGCGGTGCATCATCGACGATGATCCTTTGAACGGATGGTTGGAAAAGATGTACGCCGCTGACGGGTTCTTGATCGGTTCCCCGACCTATTTTGGCAACATGTCCGCCCACACCAAGGCGTTCATCGACAGGACCGGTTATGTCTCCAGGGCCAATGGCAACAAGTTCGCCAGAAAGGTAGGGGCAGCTGTGGCCGTCAACAGACGCGCGGGGGCGTTGGTAACTTTCCAGGACATCAACAACCTGTTCCTGATAAGTCAGATGGTGGTGCCTGGAAGCAGCTATTGGAACGTGATCACCGCTCTCGATCCAGGCGATATTGAGAAGGACGAAGAGGGCGTCAAGACCATGAGAACGCTCGGAAAGAACTTTGCATGGTTGGTCAAGAAGCTTAAATGA
- a CDS encoding type II/IV secretion system ATPase subunit: MDDELRKQASKNEYLRKYLDHLSKTTARLPRYYETLSVKDLADLRRESVKDPKSCNFIYKVASGYIHINAHKNAYVAIEKQLTDLEKDKLRQIKEAILDKASNEESSETREDLERILDKLYDQVVEVQGNGNGNNILMKMPVTKFLLGGERIKLTKTEYELYKTFIHRDIVGFGPIEPLIVDQYIEDIHLIGTSKIRVSHKAFQYALETNIRFEDEISLNEFFVSLSERMGRPVSASKPIVDGTLPDGSRINIIYTNEISARGSSCTIRKFSSEPLSPVQLMKFGTFSPEMAAYIWLCLENKINIMICGETASGKTSTLNSILTFIDHRGKIYSVEDTPEVKPCQRSWQRCVTRESGPDEARVTMFDLLRAALRSRPDYIIIGEIRGEEARVAFQCMQTGIPVIATFHASTSSKFIQRMTGQPVNIPLSFIDNVNVIIFQSAVNVNGRFLRRVTHVEEIVGFNREVGGIMTRVVFKWDPARDVHFFRGMNNSHILENKVAAEHGYAEKKDIYKELKKREQIFKKMLELNITGYQEVVKIFNDYYEKGPESLPFR; this comes from the coding sequence ATGGACGATGAACTGAGGAAGCAGGCAAGCAAGAACGAATATCTCAGGAAATATCTCGACCACCTGAGCAAGACCACCGCAAGGCTTCCTCGTTACTACGAGACGTTGTCGGTCAAGGACCTTGCGGACCTGAGGAGGGAGTCGGTAAAGGACCCCAAATCATGCAATTTCATCTACAAGGTCGCCTCAGGCTACATCCACATCAATGCACACAAGAACGCATATGTGGCCATTGAGAAGCAGCTCACGGACCTCGAGAAGGACAAGCTACGCCAGATAAAGGAGGCTATCCTTGACAAGGCCTCCAACGAGGAATCGTCGGAGACGAGGGAGGACCTGGAGAGGATCCTTGATAAATTATATGACCAGGTGGTCGAGGTCCAGGGCAATGGGAATGGGAACAACATTTTGATGAAAATGCCTGTCACCAAGTTCCTCCTCGGAGGAGAGAGGATAAAACTTACAAAAACGGAGTATGAGCTCTACAAGACCTTCATCCACAGGGACATCGTAGGTTTCGGGCCCATCGAGCCCCTGATCGTTGACCAGTACATCGAGGACATACACCTGATAGGCACCTCGAAGATAAGGGTGTCCCACAAGGCGTTCCAATATGCGTTGGAGACGAACATCAGGTTCGAAGACGAGATCTCCCTGAACGAGTTCTTCGTCTCGCTCTCTGAGAGGATGGGTAGACCTGTGTCCGCGTCGAAGCCTATCGTCGATGGTACGCTCCCGGACGGTAGCCGTATCAACATCATCTACACGAACGAGATATCTGCCAGGGGGAGCTCCTGTACCATCCGTAAGTTCTCATCAGAGCCCCTGTCCCCGGTTCAATTGATGAAGTTCGGGACGTTCTCGCCTGAGATGGCCGCATATATCTGGCTTTGCCTTGAGAACAAGATCAACATAATGATATGCGGAGAGACGGCCTCAGGTAAGACATCGACGCTGAACAGCATCCTCACCTTCATCGACCACCGTGGAAAGATATATTCTGTCGAGGACACGCCAGAGGTGAAACCTTGCCAGAGGTCATGGCAGAGGTGCGTCACCCGTGAGTCAGGTCCTGATGAGGCGCGGGTCACCATGTTCGACCTTCTCAGGGCCGCGCTGAGGTCCCGACCGGATTACATCATCATCGGCGAGATCAGAGGCGAGGAGGCGAGGGTGGCCTTCCAGTGCATGCAGACCGGCATCCCTGTCATCGCCACGTTCCACGCCTCCACCTCTTCGAAGTTCATCCAGAGGATGACAGGCCAGCCGGTGAACATCCCCCTCTCTTTCATCGACAACGTGAACGTCATCATCTTCCAGTCAGCGGTCAATGTCAATGGACGTTTCCTGAGGCGCGTGACACACGTCGAGGAGATAGTGGGATTCAACCGCGAGGTCGGGGGGATCATGACCAGGGTCGTCTTCAAATGGGACCCGGCGCGGGACGTGCATTTCTTCCGTGGGATGAACAACTCCCATATCCTGGAGAACAAGGTGGCCGCAGAACACGGTTACGCGGAGAAAAAGGACATCTACAAGGAGCTGAAAAAAAGGGAGCAGATCTTCAAGAAAATGTTAGAGCTCAACATCACTGGATACCAAGAGGTCGTCAAGATCTTCAATGATTATTACGAAAAAGGGCCCGAGTCCCTTCCGTTCAGGTGA
- a CDS encoding GNAT family N-acetyltransferase gives MALNDWRQRYRSKICTAQEAVQHIKRGDTVFIGTACGEPQALVRAMVAEADSMADNEIIQTLSLGATPYADEKYSDQFRLNALFIGPGTRQAVNTGRADYTPIYLSEIEGLFERGAITIEVALIQVSPPDDDGNCSLGVSVDITKSAAEHADVVIAQVNENMPRTRGDSFIHVDEIDHLVDLTEPLLEWHQEREEDPEVLAKIGKHLSELVNDGSTIQIGYGTTPNAVLRYLRCKRDLGVHTEVFSDGLMQLVLSGVVTGRKKTIHQGKIVASFLMGTKGLYEWANDNDMIEMHPSSYTNDPFVISRNDDMVAINTALSVDLTGQVCADQIGHKFFSGLGGQVDFLRGAARSRNGRPIIALPSTAKDGSVSRIVPHLEEGDSVTTPRGDVHYVVTEYGVAELHGKSIMQRALALIEIAHPKFRDELLAHAKTLHLVYPDQIGASIKSVYPEQYEMVARLADLDVYIRPAKASDEAMLRDLFYSFSDTTVYSRYMAPRKRFSHTELSSIVDIDYVDRMTFIALIKEKGSWKAVGVSTFDLDRTTNTAEVSFIVADRMQGKGIGTKLMEQMIKAGRDRSIKAFTAETLAQNVKMLDIFYRTGFKVETKLVEDTYMVKMDLWQKV, from the coding sequence ATGGCACTGAATGATTGGAGACAGAGGTACAGATCAAAGATATGTACTGCCCAGGAGGCCGTCCAGCATATCAAGAGGGGTGACACTGTCTTCATCGGTACGGCATGTGGGGAGCCCCAGGCCCTGGTGAGGGCGATGGTGGCCGAGGCCGATTCGATGGCGGACAATGAGATCATCCAGACGCTCTCCCTGGGGGCCACCCCATATGCCGACGAGAAGTACTCAGACCAGTTCCGACTCAACGCCCTCTTCATAGGGCCTGGCACTAGACAGGCGGTCAATACCGGCAGGGCCGATTATACGCCCATCTACCTGTCGGAGATCGAAGGGCTCTTCGAAAGAGGGGCGATAACGATAGAGGTGGCCCTGATACAGGTCTCCCCTCCTGACGATGATGGCAATTGCTCGCTGGGGGTGAGCGTCGACATCACGAAGAGCGCCGCAGAGCATGCGGACGTGGTGATAGCGCAGGTCAACGAGAACATGCCAAGGACCAGGGGCGACTCGTTCATACATGTCGATGAGATCGATCACCTGGTCGATCTCACCGAGCCGCTCCTCGAGTGGCATCAGGAGAGGGAGGAGGACCCAGAGGTGCTCGCAAAGATAGGCAAGCACCTATCAGAGCTGGTAAACGACGGCTCGACGATACAGATCGGATATGGGACGACACCGAACGCCGTGCTCAGATATCTGAGGTGCAAAAGGGACCTGGGTGTCCACACCGAGGTCTTCTCGGACGGCCTGATGCAACTGGTCCTGTCAGGCGTCGTCACCGGTAGGAAAAAGACCATCCATCAGGGGAAGATAGTGGCATCGTTCCTGATGGGGACCAAAGGGCTCTATGAATGGGCCAATGACAACGACATGATAGAGATGCACCCCTCATCTTATACCAACGACCCCTTCGTGATCTCCCGCAACGATGACATGGTCGCCATCAACACGGCATTGTCGGTGGACCTGACCGGCCAGGTCTGCGCTGACCAGATAGGTCACAAGTTCTTCTCCGGCCTTGGGGGTCAGGTTGATTTCCTACGTGGCGCTGCCCGTTCAAGGAACGGAAGACCCATAATCGCATTGCCATCGACGGCCAAGGACGGGTCGGTCTCAAGGATCGTCCCTCATCTTGAGGAAGGGGACAGCGTGACCACACCGAGGGGGGACGTTCATTATGTCGTTACCGAGTATGGTGTGGCGGAGCTGCACGGAAAGAGCATCATGCAACGCGCCCTCGCATTGATAGAGATAGCGCATCCCAAATTCAGGGATGAGCTCTTGGCCCATGCCAAGACCCTTCATCTGGTGTATCCTGACCAGATCGGGGCGTCGATCAAGTCGGTATACCCGGAGCAATATGAGATGGTTGCCAGATTGGCGGACCTGGACGTCTACATAAGACCTGCCAAGGCATCTGATGAGGCAATGCTCAGAGACCTTTTCTATTCCTTCAGCGACACCACCGTCTACTCTAGGTATATGGCGCCGCGCAAGCGATTCTCCCATACCGAGCTGTCGAGCATAGTCGATATCGATTATGTCGATAGGATGACCTTTATCGCCCTCATCAAGGAGAAAGGAAGCTGGAAGGCGGTCGGGGTCTCAACATTCGACCTGGACAGGACGACGAACACCGCGGAGGTGTCTTTCATCGTCGCTGACAGGATGCAGGGGAAGGGCATCGGCACCAAGTTGATGGAGCAGATGATCAAGGCGGGCAGGGACCGCTCTATCAAAGCGTTCACCGCCGAGACCTTGGCGCAGAACGTCAAGATGCTCGACATATTCTATCGTACAGGGTTCAAGGTGGAGACGAAGCTGGTCGAGGACACATATATGGTCAAGATGGACCTTTGGCAGAAGGTCTAG
- a CDS encoding protein-glutamate O-methyltransferase CheR codes for MDKRCLDKDFLALKKDIFNIMSLDCDQYKDPYLQRRIAVRMRATGTKDYAGYRSYLRTDPDEHRKLMADITINVTQFFRDAPVFKTIEEEVLPKLIYDRFTEGNSSIRIWSAGCSTGEEPYSVAIILRELFGEDIGSADLTIIGTDIDDECLEKARTGSYLPRQVLNVPRPYLEKYFTFDGKEYHLCDEVLEMVEFRHLDLFKGTLGKGWDMIFCRNVVIYFTKEMQERLYLDFYNVLNRGGYFIMGNTESLVGPALKKFVQLKARERIYIK; via the coding sequence ATGGACAAGAGATGTCTGGACAAGGATTTCTTAGCTCTAAAGAAGGACATTTTCAACATCATGTCCCTGGACTGTGACCAGTACAAGGACCCTTACCTCCAAAGACGCATAGCCGTAAGGATGAGGGCCACCGGGACCAAGGACTACGCTGGTTACAGGTCTTATCTCAGGACCGATCCAGACGAGCATAGGAAGCTTATGGCGGACATAACCATCAATGTCACTCAGTTCTTCAGGGACGCCCCGGTCTTCAAGACCATAGAAGAGGAGGTACTGCCCAAGCTGATCTACGACAGGTTCACCGAGGGCAACAGCTCGATCAGGATCTGGAGTGCAGGCTGCTCTACCGGAGAGGAGCCTTACTCAGTGGCAATCATCCTTCGCGAGCTCTTCGGGGAGGACATCGGGAGCGCCGACCTCACAATAATTGGAACGGACATAGACGATGAATGTCTTGAGAAGGCCCGTACGGGCTCATATCTTCCCCGTCAGGTACTGAATGTTCCGAGGCCATATCTTGAAAAATATTTCACCTTCGACGGAAAGGAATATCATCTATGCGATGAGGTGCTCGAGATGGTCGAGTTCAGGCACCTTGACCTTTTCAAGGGGACCCTGGGGAAAGGTTGGGATATGATATTCTGCAGGAACGTCGTGATATACTTTACGAAGGAGATGCAGGAGCGCCTCTACCTGGATTTCTACAACGTCCTGAACCGAGGAGGATATTTCATAATGGGAAACACGGAGTCCTTGGTCGGCCCGGCCTTAAAAAAGTTCGTTCAGCTAAAGGCCAGAGAAAGGATATACATAAAATGA
- a CDS encoding chemotaxis protein CheC — MTDDDGGLAFTEMQLDALKELGNIGASHASAALTTMIKRDVIIDVPDCFVCAVERLKDMFHDEYGRYVGAYFDTVGEKKGHVLIVFPEDVSVMLTGMVMGDGPQGGRPFTDEDREMAAEIGNILVSAYLSSISDFTGIMLLPSPPLMSVGPLSEVLAEPVRIVSESFKNVVVVKTVFKYEGNTFPGYISYIPDVATRSALMTKFGIE; from the coding sequence ATGACCGATGATGATGGGGGATTGGCATTCACCGAGATGCAGCTGGACGCTTTGAAAGAACTTGGGAACATAGGGGCATCTCACGCCTCCGCCGCCCTGACGACGATGATCAAGAGGGACGTCATCATCGATGTCCCAGACTGTTTCGTATGTGCGGTCGAGCGCCTCAAGGATATGTTCCATGATGAGTACGGAAGATACGTGGGGGCGTATTTCGACACTGTCGGCGAGAAGAAAGGGCATGTGCTGATAGTCTTCCCGGAAGATGTGTCGGTCATGCTGACCGGGATGGTCATGGGCGATGGTCCCCAAGGCGGTAGGCCTTTCACCGATGAGGACAGGGAGATGGCGGCCGAGATCGGCAATATCCTGGTATCTGCATATCTGAGCTCGATATCCGATTTCACAGGAATCATGCTCCTTCCCTCGCCGCCACTGATGAGCGTCGGTCCATTGAGCGAGGTGCTTGCGGAGCCCGTGCGCATCGTGTCGGAGTCCTTCAAGAACGTCGTGGTCGTCAAGACCGTGTTCAAGTATGAAGGCAACACATTCCCTGGATACATCTCCTACATCCCGGACGTGGCGACCCGCTCGGCGCTGATGACCAAGTTCGGGATCGAATAA
- a CDS encoding anthranilate synthase component I family protein, with the protein MTTSHKLSIEPLSTGLAPLELYSYISSRSRNSFLLESAVGTDRVISYSFLGCSPKFVLRCEDGDVTGCPEISGLDPVTAIRKVIDDNRVDENPFPYVGGLVGYFSFEFARYLEKKVPFMKDRDFPDFELGMYKEGVVYDHSRFRTYYFSVDGADSLRKILPKADLKAGGQKLIFGEAREMSPRHDFEDSVAKAVGKIGEGEAFQIVLSRGVERNIYGDPFPLYVALREVNPSPYMFYLDFGERKVLGSSPETLVTVRSREVFTHPIAGTRPLGSDTLERRRYREEMLSDEKERAEHAMLVDLARNDLGKVCRPGSVYVPEFMKVEEFSHVQHIVSKVQGTLEEGKDAIDAFCAVFPAGTVSGAPKPRAMEIITEEERSPRGPYAGAVGYLSLNGNLDSAITIRSAFVRGDKVRFQAGAGIVYDSVPKNEYRETEGKLRAMVAALEATAARGARE; encoded by the coding sequence ATGACAACCTCTCATAAATTGAGCATAGAACCGCTATCGACGGGCCTCGCACCTCTCGAGCTTTATTCCTACATCTCTTCCAGGTCAAGGAACTCGTTCCTGTTGGAGAGCGCCGTTGGTACCGACCGTGTCATCTCCTATTCTTTCCTTGGCTGCAGCCCTAAGTTCGTGCTGAGATGCGAGGACGGAGATGTTACCGGCTGTCCGGAGATATCAGGCCTGGACCCGGTCACGGCCATAAGGAAGGTCATTGATGACAATCGCGTAGATGAGAACCCATTCCCATATGTTGGTGGACTTGTCGGCTATTTCTCCTTCGAGTTCGCGAGATATCTAGAAAAAAAGGTGCCGTTCATGAAGGACAGGGATTTCCCTGACTTCGAGCTCGGGATGTACAAAGAGGGCGTTGTCTACGACCATTCGAGGTTCAGGACCTATTACTTCTCTGTCGATGGGGCGGACTCTCTGAGAAAGATCCTTCCGAAGGCAGACCTGAAGGCAGGTGGGCAAAAGCTCATTTTCGGCGAAGCGAGGGAGATGTCACCGAGACATGACTTCGAGGACAGTGTAGCAAAAGCGGTGGGCAAGATCGGAGAGGGCGAGGCTTTCCAGATCGTTCTCTCGAGAGGTGTGGAGCGTAATATCTACGGCGACCCTTTCCCTCTGTATGTTGCCCTCCGGGAGGTAAACCCCTCGCCCTACATGTTCTACCTCGATTTCGGGGAAAGAAAGGTCCTGGGTTCCAGCCCAGAGACCTTGGTCACTGTGAGGTCCAGGGAGGTGTTCACACATCCGATAGCAGGGACGAGACCGCTCGGCAGTGATACGCTCGAGAGGCGGAGATACAGGGAAGAGATGCTGTCCGACGAGAAGGAAAGGGCGGAGCATGCGATGCTCGTCGACCTTGCGAGGAATGACCTGGGCAAGGTGTGCAGGCCAGGATCGGTCTATGTCCCTGAGTTCATGAAGGTCGAGGAGTTCAGCCATGTCCAGCATATCGTCTCAAAGGTACAGGGCACCCTCGAGGAGGGAAAAGACGCCATAGATGCCTTCTGTGCCGTCTTCCCTGCCGGGACGGTGTCTGGAGCGCCTAAGCCCAGGGCCATGGAGATCATTACGGAGGAAGAGCGCTCTCCAAGGGGGCCTTATGCGGGGGCCGTCGGCTACCTTTCCCTGAACGGGAACCTGGATTCGGCCATCACCATACGTTCGGCATTTGTAAGGGGCGACAAGGTCCGGTTCCAGGCAGGGGCCGGGATAGTCTATGACTCGGTGCCAAAGAATGAGTACCGGGAGACCGAGGGCAAGCTCAGGGCGATGGTGGCAGCCCTGGAGGCCACAGCAGCGAGGGGGGCAAGAGAATGA
- a CDS encoding response regulator has translation MMRSALYIDDDPSMLDVVKTYLEFVDDLKVDTVACPRRALEIVENYRYDTIICDYSMPGMNGVEFLKEFRERDRETPFILFTALDYDRLEGWPFPACFFVQKGADISRVFEDLALTIDQVMKDGL, from the coding sequence ATGATGAGGTCGGCCCTTTATATTGATGACGATCCGTCCATGTTAGATGTCGTCAAGACATACCTGGAATTCGTCGACGACCTCAAGGTGGACACAGTGGCATGTCCAAGAAGGGCGCTGGAGATCGTTGAGAATTATCGATATGATACGATAATCTGCGACTATAGCATGCCTGGTATGAACGGGGTCGAATTCCTCAAAGAATTCAGGGAGCGGGACAGGGAGACGCCCTTCATCCTTTTCACCGCGTTGGACTATGATCGGCTGGAGGGTTGGCCTTTCCCTGCCTGCTTCTTTGTTCAGAAGGGTGCGGACATCTCGCGCGTCTTCGAGGACCTCGCATTGACCATCGACCAAGTGATGAAGGATGGGCTCTGA
- a CDS encoding chemotaxis protein CheD: METEFPSGAMLSNRRAGPDDCLKTAAFRDLMPRSAVAYENKLVGLGEHYLVTSPAKLMCLGLGSCVGIAIYDIHTGFGGMAHAMLPRFEEGRDKRNVSKYADSAVYVMVDDLLELGCSRSNLRAKLAGGAQMFSFLASDSLNIDQRNAESAKEALRNERIPVIGEHLGGNKGRTCVFDPSSGQYTVQMGSEILMI; the protein is encoded by the coding sequence ATGGAGACAGAATTCCCTTCAGGCGCCATGCTGAGCAACAGAAGGGCCGGGCCAGATGACTGCCTTAAGACGGCAGCATTTAGGGACCTCATGCCGAGGAGCGCCGTGGCATACGAGAATAAGCTTGTCGGACTTGGAGAGCATTATCTCGTCACCTCTCCGGCCAAATTGATGTGCCTCGGGCTCGGCTCCTGCGTGGGCATAGCGATCTATGACATCCATACTGGTTTCGGCGGCATGGCGCATGCGATGCTCCCCCGCTTCGAGGAGGGGAGGGACAAAAGGAACGTCTCAAAGTACGCCGACAGCGCGGTCTATGTGATGGTGGACGACCTCCTGGAACTCGGTTGCTCCCGGTCCAACCTGAGGGCGAAACTTGCAGGAGGGGCGCAGATGTTCTCGTTCCTGGCCTCTGACTCGCTGAACATAGATCAGAGGAATGCGGAATCCGCGAAGGAAGCGTTGAGAAATGAAAGGATCCCGGTCATCGGAGAGCACCTGGGGGGCAACAAGGGCAGGACATGCGTCTTTGACCCGTCGAGCGGACAGTACACCGTCCAGATGGGATCGGAGATATTGATGATATAA